A single Vigna radiata var. radiata cultivar VC1973A chromosome 8, Vradiata_ver6, whole genome shotgun sequence DNA region contains:
- the LOC106771295 gene encoding uncharacterized protein At2g27730, mitochondrial has translation MAMRSWVSRASVTRVMDSTNRGAFSRFFSDKGRVLSEEEQAKENVYIQKWERERLEKQKLQAGKVRAEKDKNAAEKNEDTADKKPQKE, from the exons ATGGCTATGAGATCTTGGGTGAGTCGGGCATCCGTGACTCGTGTGATGGACTCAACGAATCGCGGTGCTTTCAGTCGCTTCTTCAGCGACAAAGGGCGCGTGCTCAGCGAAGAAGAACAGGCCAAAGAGAATGTCTACATCCAG AAATGGGAGAGGGAAAGATTGGAGAAACAGAAGCTGCAGGCTGGGAAGGTTAGGGCTGAGAAGGACAAAAACGCTGCTGAGAAGAACGAAGACACTGCTGATAAG aAACCTCAAAAGGAGTGA